A genomic window from bacterium includes:
- a CDS encoding DsbA family protein — protein sequence MQAVRFIAWSDYLCPWCWNASRTLWQLVDAYEGRLQIEWRSYLLRPVEKKNRDRERFRKYTEHWLRIGAEPGAGEFNVWASDDPPPSHSVPAHRVAKAAARVGPEAFRRMHARLMTAYFTDNRDISSEKVLQDLWAAEDLAEADFAISREPAIEAQVLRDHEEAQAQGANGVPAIKRIDNDAVIVGAHPEALYRRWIDRSLERGEGVVEVG from the coding sequence GTGCAGGCCGTCCGCTTCATCGCCTGGTCCGACTATCTCTGCCCCTGGTGCTGGAACGCGTCGCGCACGCTCTGGCAGCTGGTCGACGCGTACGAGGGGCGGTTGCAGATCGAGTGGCGCAGCTACCTGCTCCGGCCGGTCGAGAAGAAGAACCGCGATCGCGAGCGGTTCCGGAAGTACACCGAGCACTGGCTCAGGATCGGCGCCGAGCCCGGGGCCGGCGAGTTCAACGTCTGGGCCTCGGACGATCCGCCGCCCAGCCACAGCGTGCCCGCCCATCGCGTCGCCAAGGCCGCGGCCCGGGTCGGGCCCGAGGCGTTTCGCAGGATGCATGCGCGCCTGATGACGGCCTACTTCACCGACAACCGGGACATCTCGTCGGAGAAGGTGCTCCAGGATCTCTGGGCCGCCGAAGACCTCGCGGAGGCCGACTTCGCGATCAGTCGCGAGCCGGCCATCGAAGCGCAGGTCCTTCGCGACCACGAAGAGGCGCAGGCCCAGGGCGCGAACGGCGTCCCGGCGATCAAGCGGATCGACAACGACGCCGTGATCGTCGGCGCCCATCCGGAGGCGCTCTACCGGCGCTGGATCGATCGCAGCCTCGAACGCGGCGAAGGTGTGGTCGAGGTCGGCTGA